A window of Microbacterium luteolum contains these coding sequences:
- the glsA gene encoding glutaminase A, with protein sequence MLDPAAWLDVPQQVSTGALPGWDRVEEIVREAHSRFSAERGGRVADYIPVLAEADPDLFGLAVIEVGGGLHDAGDARHPFSIQSISKMFVYALAIREHGHERVRDIVGVNNTGLAFNSVVALELNDGHPMNPMVNAGAIATTALMPGSTTAEQWERVREGLSAFAGRSLSLDGVVYASEAATNERNRALGWLLRSYGRLSGDPDEVVDVYTRQCALSVTAHDLAVMGATLADGGVNPVTGERVVSAEVCRDTLAVVASTGLYERSGDWLFEIGLPAKSGVAGGIVAVAPGKGAVAGFSPPLDDAGNSVRSQMAIGYLSRALGLNLFASAPAQEHSGAVPRSPE encoded by the coding sequence GTGCTCGACCCCGCCGCCTGGCTCGACGTCCCTCAGCAGGTGTCCACGGGCGCTCTGCCCGGCTGGGACCGCGTCGAGGAGATCGTCCGCGAGGCGCATTCACGGTTCTCGGCGGAGCGCGGAGGACGTGTCGCCGACTACATCCCCGTGCTCGCCGAGGCCGACCCCGATCTCTTCGGCCTCGCGGTGATCGAGGTCGGCGGCGGCCTGCACGACGCCGGCGACGCGCGGCATCCGTTCTCGATCCAGTCGATCTCGAAGATGTTCGTGTACGCCCTGGCGATCCGGGAGCACGGGCACGAGCGCGTGCGCGACATCGTCGGGGTGAACAACACGGGTCTCGCCTTCAACTCCGTCGTCGCGCTGGAGCTCAACGACGGTCATCCGATGAACCCCATGGTCAACGCCGGAGCGATCGCGACGACGGCGCTGATGCCCGGCTCGACGACGGCGGAGCAGTGGGAGCGCGTGCGCGAGGGGCTCTCCGCCTTCGCCGGGCGCTCGCTGAGCCTGGACGGCGTCGTGTACGCCTCCGAGGCCGCGACCAACGAGCGCAACCGCGCGTTGGGGTGGCTGCTGCGCAGCTACGGCCGACTCAGTGGCGATCCCGACGAGGTCGTCGACGTCTACACGCGTCAGTGCGCTCTCAGCGTCACCGCGCACGACCTCGCCGTGATGGGGGCGACGCTGGCCGATGGCGGTGTGAATCCCGTGACGGGGGAGCGCGTCGTGTCGGCGGAGGTGTGCCGGGACACGCTCGCCGTCGTCGCGTCCACCGGGCTCTATGAGCGCTCGGGGGACTGGCTGTTCGAGATCGGCCTGCCTGCGAAGTCCGGCGTCGCCGGTGGGATCGTGGCCGTCGCTCCCGGCAAGGGCGCCGTGGCCGGGTTCTCGCCGCCGCTCGACGACGCGGGCAACTCCGTGCGATCGCAGATGGCCATCGGCTACCTCTCGCGTGCGCTCGGTCTGAACCTCTTCGCCTCCGCTCCCGCGCAGGAGCATTCCGGCGCTGTTCCTCGATCCCCCGAGTAG
- a CDS encoding phospholipase codes for MLHETRALRRASDAANARATTRRPMMILGTAAATLLGITLTAGIVSVPASGSEIPDATAAVAQLVAAAEPHAKVADDAAMPLVDAKDAVFAAQALTYDVAASGLDVSAAPPVDVSELQHDIDALEDRDAMSPLVVTVLAGEVEAETTTLATATVALQGALTAAQEKKAADDAAAAAAAEAEAAAVALASANTVDGAKATAQQMMSSRYGWGGDQFSCLDSLWTKESGWNYQAYNPSGATGIPQALPGSKMASEGSDWETNATTQIAWGLGYISSVYGTPCSAWGHSQATNWY; via the coding sequence ATGCTCCATGAAACCCGTGCGCTTCGGCGCGCCTCCGACGCGGCGAACGCCCGCGCCACGACCCGCCGTCCGATGATGATCCTCGGGACCGCGGCCGCCACACTCCTCGGCATCACCCTCACCGCCGGCATCGTGTCGGTTCCCGCCTCCGGTTCCGAGATACCGGATGCGACCGCAGCCGTCGCGCAGCTGGTCGCCGCTGCCGAGCCCCACGCGAAGGTCGCGGACGACGCGGCCATGCCGCTGGTCGATGCGAAGGATGCCGTGTTCGCCGCACAGGCCCTGACGTACGACGTGGCCGCGTCCGGTCTCGACGTGAGTGCCGCGCCGCCCGTCGACGTGTCCGAGCTGCAGCACGACATCGACGCGCTCGAGGACCGCGACGCGATGTCGCCCCTCGTCGTCACGGTGCTCGCGGGCGAAGTGGAAGCCGAGACGACGACGCTCGCCACGGCGACCGTGGCGCTGCAGGGCGCGCTCACCGCCGCCCAGGAGAAGAAGGCCGCGGATGACGCCGCCGCCGCGGCAGCCGCCGAAGCAGAGGCCGCCGCCGTCGCGCTGGCCTCCGCGAACACGGTCGACGGCGCGAAGGCCACGGCGCAGCAGATGATGTCGAGCCGCTACGGCTGGGGCGGCGACCAGTTCTCCTGCCTGGATTCGCTGTGGACCAAGGAGTCCGGCTGGAACTACCAGGCGTACAACCCCAGCGGCGCCACGGGCATCCCGCAGGCTCTCCCCGGCAGCAAGATGGCGTCGGAGGGCAGCGACTGGGAGACCAACGCCACGACCCAGATCGCCTGGGGTCTCGGCTACATCTCGTCCGTCTACGGCACTCCCTGCAGCGCCTGGGGGCACTCGCAGGCGACGAACTGGTACTGA
- the typA gene encoding translational GTPase TypA has translation MAHALRSDLRNVAIVAHVDHGKTTLVDAMLRQTGSFGEHAHVDDRAMDSNDLEREKGITILAKNTAITYKGVHATDGEVTINVIDTPGHADFGGEVERGLSMVDGVVLLVDASEGPLPQTRFVLRKALEAKLPVILLVNKTDRPDARIAEVEEEAHDLLLGLASDLVDDVPDLDVDALLDVPIVYASGRNGAASLNRPENGTLPDNEDLEPLFGAILEHIPAPSYDDEAPLQAWVTNLDSSPFLGRLALLRVFNGTLKKGQTVAWVRADGTHQNARITELLKTRALERYPAESAAPGDIVAIAGFEDITIGETIADPEDVRPLPAITVDDPAISMTIGTNTSPLMGKVKGHKLTARMVKDRLDRELIGNVSLKVVDIGRPDAWEVQGRGELALAILVENMRREGFELTVGKPQVVTKQIDGKTNEPFEHLTIDTPEEHLGAITQLLAGRKGRMENMTNHGTGWVRMEFIVPSRGLIGFRSEFLTTTRGTGIANAISHGYEPWAGHITTRQNGSIVADRQGVVTPFAMIALQERMSFFVQPTQEVYEGMVIGENSRADDMDVNITKEKKLTNMRAASSDTFESMTPPRQLTLEESLEFARDDECVEVTPEVVRIRKVNLDQNTRARETARIKRQDANA, from the coding sequence ATGGCGCACGCCCTCCGCTCTGACCTCCGCAACGTCGCAATCGTCGCGCACGTCGACCACGGCAAGACCACTCTCGTCGACGCCATGCTGCGTCAGACGGGCTCCTTCGGCGAACACGCCCACGTCGACGATCGCGCCATGGACTCGAACGACCTCGAGCGCGAGAAGGGCATCACGATCCTCGCCAAGAACACGGCGATCACCTACAAGGGCGTGCACGCCACCGACGGCGAGGTGACGATCAACGTCATCGACACCCCCGGTCACGCCGACTTCGGCGGCGAGGTCGAGCGCGGCCTCTCCATGGTCGACGGCGTCGTGCTGCTCGTCGACGCCAGCGAGGGCCCGCTCCCGCAGACACGCTTCGTGCTGCGCAAGGCGCTCGAGGCGAAGCTGCCCGTCATCCTCCTGGTCAACAAGACCGACCGTCCCGATGCCCGCATCGCCGAGGTCGAGGAGGAGGCCCACGATCTGCTCCTGGGTCTCGCGTCCGACCTCGTCGACGACGTGCCCGACCTCGACGTCGACGCGCTGCTCGACGTGCCGATCGTGTATGCATCCGGCCGTAACGGAGCCGCCTCGCTCAACCGCCCGGAGAACGGCACTCTGCCCGACAACGAGGACCTGGAGCCGCTCTTCGGCGCGATCCTCGAGCACATCCCGGCCCCGTCCTACGACGACGAGGCTCCGCTTCAGGCGTGGGTCACGAACCTCGACTCGAGCCCGTTCCTCGGCCGCCTCGCTCTGCTGCGCGTCTTCAACGGCACGCTGAAGAAGGGCCAGACGGTCGCCTGGGTCCGCGCCGACGGCACGCACCAGAACGCCCGCATCACCGAGCTCCTGAAGACCCGCGCCCTCGAGCGCTACCCGGCGGAGTCCGCGGCCCCCGGCGACATCGTCGCCATCGCCGGCTTCGAGGACATCACCATCGGCGAGACCATCGCCGACCCGGAGGATGTCCGCCCGCTCCCCGCGATCACGGTCGACGACCCCGCCATCTCGATGACGATCGGCACGAACACCTCGCCCCTCATGGGCAAGGTCAAGGGACACAAGCTGACCGCCCGCATGGTCAAGGACCGCCTCGACCGCGAGCTCATCGGCAACGTGTCGCTCAAGGTCGTCGACATCGGACGCCCCGACGCGTGGGAGGTCCAGGGACGCGGCGAGCTCGCGCTCGCGATCCTCGTCGAGAACATGCGCCGCGAGGGCTTCGAGCTCACGGTGGGCAAGCCCCAGGTGGTCACGAAGCAGATCGACGGCAAGACGAACGAGCCGTTCGAGCACCTCACGATCGACACGCCGGAGGAGCACCTCGGCGCGATCACGCAGCTGCTCGCGGGCCGCAAGGGTCGCATGGAGAACATGACGAACCACGGCACCGGCTGGGTGCGCATGGAGTTCATCGTCCCGTCGCGCGGCCTCATCGGCTTCCGCAGCGAGTTCCTCACCACGACCCGTGGCACCGGTATCGCCAACGCGATCTCGCACGGCTACGAGCCGTGGGCCGGACACATCACCACGCGCCAGAACGGCTCGATCGTCGCCGACCGCCAGGGTGTCGTCACCCCGTTCGCGATGATCGCCCTGCAGGAGCGCATGTCGTTCTTCGTGCAGCCCACCCAGGAGGTCTACGAGGGCATGGTCATCGGCGAGAACTCGCGCGCCGACGACATGGACGTGAACATCACCAAGGAGAAGAAGCTCACCAACATGCGTGCAGCGAGCTCCGACACGTTCGAGTCGATGACCCCGCCGCGTCAGCTGACGCTCGAGGAGAGCCTCGAGTTCGCCCGTGACGACGAGTGCGTCGAGGTGACGCCGGAGGTCGTGCGCATCCGCAAGGTGAACCTCGATCAGAACACCCGCGCTCGCGAGACGGCCCGCATCAAGCGTCAGGACGCGAACGCCTGA
- a CDS encoding CPBP family intramembrane glutamic endopeptidase, translating to MTSRPASDPLPWGSPAPSRSRLWWEIAIVLALGLGQSAVYAIVQLAYRLADETPLADQTATLNPSRSDREIFDLIYQVLSIGFSLVPVLLVCFLLWQSRRPHLERLGLDGTRVAADAGRGILLVVAIGVPGLALYIAGRASGLFVAVNPAGLDTHWWTVPVLLLAAARASLQEEFVVLGYLFARLKQLGWSPWTIIVSTSVLRASYHLYQGPGAFIGNLAMGLLFGWLFQRSGRLLPFLVAHFLIDATVFVGYPWAAATWPELFGLPS from the coding sequence GTGACTTCCCGACCCGCCTCGGACCCCCTCCCCTGGGGCTCTCCCGCGCCCTCCCGCAGCCGGCTCTGGTGGGAGATCGCGATCGTCCTCGCGCTGGGCCTCGGCCAGTCCGCGGTGTACGCGATCGTGCAGCTGGCCTACCGTCTCGCGGATGAGACACCGCTGGCAGATCAGACCGCGACGCTCAACCCCTCGCGCAGCGACCGCGAGATCTTCGACCTCATCTACCAGGTGCTGTCGATCGGCTTCTCGCTGGTGCCGGTTCTGCTGGTGTGCTTCCTGCTCTGGCAGTCCCGACGTCCGCACCTGGAGAGGCTCGGACTGGACGGCACCCGGGTCGCAGCAGATGCCGGACGCGGCATCCTCCTCGTCGTCGCCATCGGCGTCCCCGGACTCGCCCTCTACATCGCCGGACGCGCCTCCGGACTCTTCGTCGCCGTGAACCCGGCGGGACTCGACACGCACTGGTGGACCGTGCCCGTCCTGCTGCTCGCCGCCGCGCGGGCGTCGCTGCAGGAGGAGTTCGTCGTGCTCGGATACCTCTTCGCCCGCCTGAAGCAGCTCGGTTGGAGCCCCTGGACCATCATCGTGTCCACCTCGGTGCTGCGTGCGAGCTATCACCTGTACCAGGGGCCCGGCGCGTTCATCGGGAACCTGGCCATGGGACTGCTGTTCGGCTGGCTCTTCCAGCGCAGCGGCCGCCTGCTGCCGTTCCTCGTCGCGCACTTCCTGATCGACGCGACGGTCTTCGTCGGCTACCCCTGGGCAGCCGCGACCTGGCCCGAGCTGTTCGGGTTGCCGAGCTGA
- a CDS encoding PH domain-containing protein — protein sequence MPTDPRPEAARTFRAASGPVFLVICALLALFLLGDAVLRAGWGPMLLLAPWILLGLWVVYEVAFVSFVRIDDAGGTVQNMLRRTTFGWRRVRDIDLRWQLVFSLDDGTDVTCYGGPARARQRRTVGRQDEERKAPTSLRDLTDIRDRWEAADIAADAPIRRSWDGPAIIALAVIVVWAVAAVLIANAG from the coding sequence GTGCCGACGGATCCACGACCGGAGGCCGCACGGACTTTCCGTGCGGCCTCCGGTCCTGTCTTCCTCGTCATCTGCGCACTGCTCGCGCTGTTCCTGCTCGGCGATGCCGTGCTGCGCGCCGGCTGGGGGCCGATGCTGCTGCTCGCACCCTGGATCCTCCTCGGCCTGTGGGTGGTGTACGAGGTCGCCTTCGTCTCGTTCGTCCGCATCGATGACGCGGGAGGGACCGTGCAGAACATGCTGCGACGCACGACCTTCGGGTGGCGTCGTGTGCGGGACATCGATCTTCGCTGGCAGCTCGTCTTCTCGCTCGACGACGGCACCGATGTCACGTGTTACGGCGGCCCGGCCAGGGCGCGGCAGCGGCGCACGGTCGGTCGGCAGGACGAGGAGCGGAAAGCCCCGACCAGCCTCCGCGACCTGACCGACATCCGCGACCGCTGGGAGGCAGCCGATATCGCCGCCGATGCGCCGATCCGGCGGAGCTGGGACGGCCCGGCGATCATCGCCCTCGCCGTGATCGTCGTCTGGGCTGTCGCCGCAGTCCTCATCGCGAACGCCGGCTGA
- a CDS encoding dipeptide ABC transporter ATP-binding protein has translation MSERTPDQVPLLSVRDLKVAFRTQDGLREVLHGASFDIFPGETIAIVGESGSGKSTTASAIVNLLPGTGTITGGSITLDGRELTTLGRREIEAVRGREIGFVPQDPMSNLNPVWSIGFQVKEAIRANGIASGKQDVKARAIEVLQQAGLGDAERRLHQFPHQFSGGMRQRALIGIGLAADPKLLIADEPTSALDVTVQRVILDHMATLTREKGTSVLLITHDLGLAAERAEKIIVMSNGNIVEAGPSREILENPQHPYTQRLVGAAPSVASQRIQAVVEDRGIETLEDLADIPPTVRVAGLTKDYKIRQGNFRSEAFRAVDDVSFEIPRGKTLALVGESGSGKSTVAKMVLKLEEPTSGTIEIDGQDVSKLSNAQAFGLRRRMQPVFQDPYGSLDPLRNIGSTIAEPLQIHGVGDRASQRERVEELLDQVALPRALATRYANELSGGQRQRVAIARALALKPDIVVLDEAVSALDVLVQDQILKLLAELQSELNLTYLFITHDLAVVRVSSDLVCVMEKGKVVEQGTVDEIFANPQQEYTDRLLKAIPGASIPLGGR, from the coding sequence ATGAGCGAACGCACTCCCGACCAGGTGCCCCTGCTGAGCGTGCGCGACCTCAAGGTCGCGTTCCGCACACAGGACGGGCTCCGCGAGGTCCTGCACGGCGCGAGCTTCGACATCTTCCCCGGCGAGACCATCGCCATCGTGGGCGAGTCCGGGTCGGGCAAGTCCACGACCGCCAGCGCCATCGTCAACCTGCTCCCGGGCACCGGCACGATCACGGGCGGTTCGATCACCCTCGACGGACGCGAGCTGACCACGCTCGGGCGCCGCGAGATCGAGGCCGTCCGCGGCCGGGAGATCGGCTTCGTGCCGCAGGATCCCATGTCGAACCTCAACCCGGTATGGAGCATCGGCTTCCAGGTGAAGGAGGCGATCCGCGCCAACGGGATCGCCAGCGGCAAGCAGGACGTCAAGGCGCGAGCGATCGAGGTGCTGCAGCAGGCCGGACTCGGCGACGCCGAGCGACGCCTGCACCAGTTCCCCCACCAGTTCTCCGGTGGCATGCGTCAGCGCGCGCTGATCGGCATCGGCCTGGCGGCGGATCCCAAGCTGCTCATCGCCGACGAGCCGACCTCGGCTCTCGACGTCACGGTGCAGCGGGTCATCCTCGACCACATGGCGACTCTCACTCGCGAGAAGGGCACCTCGGTGCTCCTCATCACGCACGACCTCGGCCTCGCGGCCGAGCGCGCGGAGAAGATCATCGTGATGAGCAACGGCAACATCGTCGAAGCCGGGCCGAGCAGGGAGATCCTCGAGAACCCGCAGCACCCGTACACGCAGCGACTCGTCGGAGCCGCCCCGAGCGTCGCCTCGCAGCGCATCCAGGCCGTGGTCGAGGACCGCGGCATCGAGACGCTCGAGGACCTCGCGGACATCCCGCCGACCGTGCGGGTCGCGGGTCTCACGAAGGACTACAAGATCCGCCAGGGGAACTTCCGCAGTGAAGCCTTCCGCGCGGTCGACGATGTCTCCTTCGAGATCCCGCGAGGCAAGACGCTCGCGCTCGTCGGGGAGTCGGGTTCCGGCAAGTCGACCGTCGCCAAGATGGTGCTCAAGCTCGAGGAGCCGACCAGCGGAACGATCGAGATCGACGGCCAGGACGTGTCGAAGCTCTCGAACGCGCAGGCATTCGGCCTGCGTCGTCGCATGCAGCCGGTGTTCCAGGATCCGTATGGATCGCTCGACCCGCTCCGCAACATCGGGAGCACGATCGCGGAACCGCTGCAGATCCACGGAGTGGGGGATCGCGCCTCGCAGCGCGAGCGCGTGGAGGAACTCCTCGACCAGGTGGCGCTGCCGAGGGCGCTCGCGACCCGGTACGCGAACGAGCTCTCCGGCGGACAGCGGCAGCGCGTCGCGATCGCTCGGGCGCTCGCGCTCAAGCCGGACATCGTCGTGCTCGACGAAGCGGTCTCGGCGCTCGACGTGCTGGTGCAGGATCAGATCCTGAAGCTCCTCGCGGAGCTGCAGTCGGAACTGAACCTCACGTACCTCTTCATCACGCACGACCTCGCCGTCGTGCGCGTGTCGAGCGATCTCGTCTGCGTCATGGAGAAGGGAAAGGTCGTCGAGCAGGGAACTGTCGACGAGATCTTCGCGAACCCCCAGCAGGAGTACACCGACCGACTGCTCAAGGCGATCCCGGGTGCGTCGATCCCGCTCGGCGGGCGCTGA
- a CDS encoding ABC transporter permease, translated as MHDPISQNHFVAPVETETISVDAVRIAEKPRNLWRDAWADLRRRPLFWFSVVLALFFLVMALFPTLFTSTPPNADCQLGNSNAGPAEGHPLGFTFQGCDIYARLVWGAQTSLAVGLLATAIGSIVGLIMGALAGFYGGWLDSLLSRIGDIFFAIPYILAAVVVMTVFSQYRSVPVLAFAIGGFAWASTARVVRAEVLRVRQADFVVASRALGRSKFGTLVGHVIPNALAPLLVVSTLSLAASIVAEATLSFLGVGLGSDTMSWGNDISAAQSSLRVAPMALIYPSIALTLAVLAFVTLGELIRDAIDPRARARR; from the coding sequence ATGCATGACCCCATCTCGCAGAATCACTTCGTCGCGCCGGTCGAGACGGAGACCATCTCGGTCGACGCCGTGCGCATCGCCGAGAAGCCGCGCAACCTGTGGCGTGATGCATGGGCCGATCTCCGGCGGCGCCCGCTGTTCTGGTTCTCGGTCGTGCTCGCGCTCTTCTTCCTCGTGATGGCGCTCTTCCCGACGCTGTTCACGTCGACTCCGCCGAACGCCGACTGCCAGCTCGGCAACAGCAACGCCGGTCCGGCCGAGGGGCATCCGCTCGGCTTCACCTTCCAGGGCTGCGACATCTACGCCCGGCTCGTCTGGGGGGCGCAGACCTCGCTCGCCGTCGGCCTCCTGGCCACGGCGATCGGCTCGATCGTCGGCCTCATCATGGGCGCGCTGGCCGGGTTCTACGGCGGATGGCTGGACTCGCTGCTGTCGCGCATCGGCGACATCTTCTTCGCCATCCCCTACATCCTCGCCGCCGTGGTCGTCATGACGGTCTTCTCGCAGTACCGCTCCGTGCCGGTCCTCGCGTTCGCGATCGGTGGTTTCGCCTGGGCGTCGACCGCACGCGTCGTGCGTGCCGAGGTCCTCAGGGTTCGTCAGGCCGACTTCGTCGTCGCGTCCAGAGCGCTCGGGCGATCCAAGTTCGGCACCCTCGTCGGACACGTGATCCCGAACGCCCTGGCGCCGCTGCTCGTCGTCTCGACGCTGTCGCTCGCCGCATCGATCGTTGCGGAGGCGACCCTGTCGTTCCTCGGCGTCGGCCTGGGAAGCGACACCATGTCGTGGGGAAATGACATCAGCGCCGCGCAGTCGTCGCTGCGGGTGGCGCCCATGGCGCTCATCTATCCGTCGATCGCGCTCACGCTCGCCGTGCTCGCGTTCGTCACCCTGGGCGAGCTCATCCGAGACGCCATCGATCCGAGAGCGAGGGCACGCCGATGA
- a CDS encoding ABC transporter permease, producing MLGYILRRLLQVIPVFFGATLLIYFLVFAMPGDPILALFGDRTPNPAVVEQLREQYHLNDPFLVQYWYYITGVFQGDLGNTFSGRPVSEVLAETLPVTGRLAVMAIAIEFALAIVIGTISALRKGKVFDHAMLGIALVAIAIPIFVVAFLAQYFLAIQLGWFKPTVGSDNDWGGLWLPAIVLGFSLFAVSMRLMRSSVIDTLNQDWVRTAYSKGLSRNRVIPVHVLRNSLIPVITNSATNFGVLLVGATVTEGIFNVPGVGNTLYQAAIRNEGPTVVSFVTVFVILYVLVNLVIDLLYGLLDPRIRYA from the coding sequence ATGCTCGGCTACATCCTCAGACGTCTTCTGCAGGTGATTCCGGTTTTCTTCGGAGCCACCCTGCTCATCTACTTCCTCGTGTTCGCCATGCCCGGCGATCCGATCCTCGCCCTGTTCGGCGACCGCACCCCGAACCCCGCGGTCGTGGAACAGCTGCGTGAGCAGTACCACCTCAACGATCCGTTCCTCGTGCAGTACTGGTACTACATCACCGGCGTGTTCCAGGGAGATCTCGGCAACACGTTCTCCGGACGCCCCGTCTCGGAGGTCCTCGCAGAGACCCTCCCCGTCACGGGCCGTCTGGCCGTCATGGCGATCGCCATCGAGTTCGCACTCGCCATCGTCATCGGCACGATCTCGGCTCTGCGCAAGGGCAAGGTCTTCGACCACGCGATGCTGGGCATCGCGCTCGTCGCGATCGCCATCCCGATCTTCGTGGTCGCGTTCCTCGCGCAGTACTTCCTGGCGATCCAACTCGGCTGGTTCAAGCCCACGGTGGGCTCCGACAACGACTGGGGCGGCCTGTGGCTGCCTGCCATCGTGCTCGGTTTCAGCCTGTTCGCGGTCAGCATGCGGTTGATGCGGAGCTCCGTGATCGACACGCTCAACCAGGACTGGGTGCGCACCGCCTACAGCAAGGGCCTCTCCCGCAACCGGGTGATCCCCGTTCACGTGCTGCGCAACTCGCTGATCCCGGTGATCACCAACTCGGCCACCAACTTCGGTGTGCTGCTGGTCGGCGCGACCGTGACCGAGGGCATCTTCAACGTCCCGGGCGTCGGCAACACGCTGTATCAGGCCGCGATCCGCAACGAGGGGCCGACCGTGGTCTCCTTCGTCACGGTGTTCGTGATCCTGTACGTCCTGGTCAACCTCGTCATCGACCTGCTCTACGGTCTGCTCGACCCAAGGATCCGCTATGCATGA
- a CDS encoding peptide ABC transporter substrate-binding protein gives MKRNKIALAGSAIFLIGALTLAGCASGGGNEPAEESSGDASAIISVNNTEPQNPLIPTNTNEVGGGLVLQSIFAGLVYYDAEGAVHNDLAESIETDDAQTYTIKIKADQTFANGDPVDAESFVKAWNYGAALDNKQLSSYFFESIEGFSYEENVPELSGLKVVDDLTFTVKLKQPESDFPLRLGYTAFFPLPAAAWDDLEAFGENPIGNGPYVFAEEGAWKHNESIDLIKNEDYTGPREPKNGGVDMILYASTDAAYADLQGGNLDILQEIPDSALQTFESDFEGRTVNQPAAANATITIPERLEHFSGEEGQLRRAAISHAIDREEITDVVFSGTRTPMKDFTSPVIDGYSEDIPGSDVLDFDPEKAKELWAEADAIAPWTGSFQIQYNADGPNQGWVDAIANQLKNNLGIDASGNPIPTFAEHRTLITERQSTTAFRTGWQFDYPSMFNGLGPLFGTGAGSNDGDYSNPEFDALLDEGASAADVEEGITKFQEAQEILFKDLPAIPLWYTNAMGAWGESVDNVAFGWDTWPILYQVTKDGE, from the coding sequence GTGAAGCGCAACAAGATCGCCCTCGCGGGCAGCGCCATTTTCCTGATCGGAGCCCTGACTCTCGCGGGCTGCGCGAGCGGCGGCGGCAATGAGCCCGCCGAGGAATCGTCGGGTGACGCTTCGGCGATCATCTCGGTCAACAACACCGAGCCGCAGAACCCGCTGATCCCCACGAACACGAACGAGGTCGGCGGCGGCCTCGTGCTGCAGAGCATCTTCGCCGGTCTCGTGTACTACGACGCCGAGGGCGCCGTGCACAACGACCTCGCCGAGTCCATCGAGACCGACGACGCGCAGACCTACACGATCAAGATCAAGGCCGACCAGACCTTCGCGAACGGCGACCCGGTCGACGCCGAGTCGTTCGTCAAGGCCTGGAACTACGGTGCAGCGCTCGACAACAAGCAGCTCTCGAGCTACTTCTTCGAGTCCATCGAGGGCTTCTCCTACGAGGAGAACGTCCCGGAGCTCTCCGGCCTCAAGGTCGTCGACGACCTGACCTTCACGGTCAAGCTCAAGCAGCCCGAGTCCGACTTCCCGCTGCGCCTCGGCTACACCGCGTTCTTCCCGCTGCCCGCAGCGGCGTGGGACGACCTCGAGGCCTTCGGTGAGAACCCGATCGGCAACGGACCGTACGTCTTCGCCGAAGAGGGCGCGTGGAAGCACAACGAGAGCATCGACCTCATCAAGAACGAGGACTACACCGGTCCCCGTGAGCCGAAGAACGGCGGCGTGGACATGATCCTCTACGCCAGCACCGATGCCGCGTACGCCGACCTCCAGGGCGGCAACCTCGACATCCTCCAGGAGATCCCGGACAGCGCACTGCAGACGTTCGAGAGCGACTTCGAGGGTCGTACCGTGAACCAGCCGGCCGCAGCCAACGCGACCATCACCATCCCGGAGCGCCTCGAGCACTTCAGCGGTGAAGAGGGCCAGCTGCGCCGTGCCGCCATCTCGCACGCGATCGACCGCGAGGAGATCACCGACGTGGTCTTCAGCGGCACGCGCACCCCGATGAAGGACTTCACGTCGCCGGTGATCGACGGATACTCCGAGGACATCCCCGGCTCCGACGTGCTCGACTTCGACCCCGAGAAGGCGAAGGAACTGTGGGCCGAGGCCGACGCCATCGCTCCGTGGACCGGCTCGTTCCAGATCCAGTACAACGCCGACGGTCCCAACCAGGGCTGGGTCGACGCGATCGCCAACCAGCTGAAGAACAACCTCGGCATCGACGCATCGGGCAACCCGATCCCGACCTTCGCCGAGCACCGCACGCTGATCACCGAGCGTCAGTCGACCACCGCCTTCCGCACCGGATGGCAGTTCGACTACCCGTCGATGTTCAACGGTCTCGGCCCGCTCTTCGGAACCGGCGCCGGCTCGAACGACGGCGACTACTCGAACCCCGAGTTCGACGCACTCCTCGATGAGGGCGCATCCGCTGCCGACGTCGAAGAGGGCATCACGAAGTTCCAGGAGGCGCAGGAGATCCTGTTCAAGGACCTGCCCGCCATCCCGCTCTGGTACACCAACGCCATGGGCGCCTGGGGCGAGTCGGTCGACAACGTCGCGTTCGGCTGGGACACCTGGCCGATCCTCTACCAGGTCACGAAGGACGGCGAGTAA